Proteins encoded in a region of the Enterococcus gilvus ATCC BAA-350 genome:
- the licT gene encoding BglG family transcription antiterminator LicT: protein MQIRKILNNNVVITTNQKNNEIVVMGRGLAFQKKVGDEIAEDAIDKTYHLANNELSHKFQELLEDMPIAYVEIANDIIDEAKVTLKNPLNDSLYISITDHLYAAIQRVKEGVRVRNLLLWDVKRFFPDEFSVGVDAVKRIKKKFGIDLGEDEAGNIALHLVNAQTENDNDDAFLMTEMMQEIIQITSYYFKVQLDEESVYFYRFTTHLRFFASRIMNQRQVADETDDELLLIIQRKYQNAYKCVGKIADFILEKYQYEMTNDEKLYLTIHIARLVQKVTQ, encoded by the coding sequence ATGCAGATTCGAAAAATTTTGAATAACAATGTGGTAATTACAACGAATCAAAAAAATAACGAAATCGTTGTAATGGGGCGTGGTCTAGCCTTTCAGAAAAAAGTGGGGGATGAGATAGCGGAGGACGCGATCGATAAAACCTACCATCTTGCCAACAATGAATTGTCCCATAAGTTTCAAGAGCTTTTAGAGGATATGCCAATTGCCTATGTAGAAATCGCCAATGACATTATTGACGAAGCAAAAGTCACATTGAAGAATCCATTGAATGACTCGCTCTACATTTCCATAACGGATCATTTATATGCAGCGATCCAGCGCGTCAAAGAAGGTGTTCGCGTCCGTAATCTTTTATTGTGGGACGTTAAACGGTTCTTTCCTGATGAATTTTCAGTAGGGGTAGACGCGGTAAAGAGAATCAAAAAGAAGTTCGGTATTGATCTAGGGGAAGATGAAGCAGGAAACATTGCTTTGCATCTAGTCAATGCGCAAACGGAAAACGATAATGATGATGCCTTTTTAATGACAGAGATGATGCAGGAAATCATACAAATTACAAGCTATTATTTTAAAGTTCAACTGGATGAAGAATCTGTCTATTTTTATCGTTTTACGACGCATCTGCGCTTTTTTGCCTCACGGATCATGAATCAACGGCAAGTTGCTGATGAGACAGACGATGAGCTGCTTTTGATCATTCAGAGAAAATATCAAAATGCCTACAAATGTGTAGGGAAGATCGCGGATTTTATTTTAGAAAAGTATCAATACGAAATGACGAACGATGAGAAATTGTATTTAACGATCCACATCGCACGGTTAGTGCAAAAAGTGACGCAATAA